The following are from one region of the Zingiber officinale cultivar Zhangliang unplaced genomic scaffold, Zo_v1.1 ctg61, whole genome shotgun sequence genome:
- the LOC122037536 gene encoding conserved oligomeric Golgi complex subunit 5-like, protein MASPGILPSSPLQKLGTFKSPSAADTAASSADASSSPSPLEAFASDPIFSAFLSPEFDSVRFSSQALSSGSAAALAESLQDAIRLLQSHLRKEVLSRHPALLAQLASLRSSESSLAAVRSGVESLQSSLRRSRLDLAEPRQVVRAHTIQLSNLHAAADLLASAARLLRLSRRLRDLVSSGTPDRLDLSKAAEMHHEIELLYQERGLSGISVVEDEIRWLSEIGSRLRTEAMKTIERGMDESNQNDIWCGLQVFYNLGELRSAVDTIVSKYKGIGVKSVGTALDMKAISTSSAGFGPGGVQRSGTPQIGGGKRATDALWERMGKCMDELHKVVTAVWHLQTVLSKKKVPFTQVLFLNEVWQEGDPLLTERVWEALVKTFASQIKSAFTASSFVKEAFTHGYPKLFSMIENLLERISRNTNVKGVLPALNPEGKEQLVAAINIFQTAFLALCLSRLSDNVNSIFAVSNRGSIPSKEQISRIILRIQEEIEVVRMHGHLILLVLHEVGKVLLLLAERAEYQISTGPEACQVTGPATAAQIKNFSLCLHLQEIHARVSHTTSSLPAIASDVLSPSLGVIYGVACDSVTSLFKAMLDQLESYILQIHEQDYGSAGIDSMLDNNATGYMDGLQKCSLHFRNEFLSKLLLSSGSHSETICTMLARRMASRILIFFIRHASLLRPLSESGKLKLARDMAELEHAVGQNLFPVEQLGAPYRALRAFRPIIFLETDQLAGSPLLKDLPPSVILHHLYSRAPDELQSPLQSNQLTPKKYSIWLDSHGEDQIWKGIKATLDDYERKVRARGDEEFSPVYPLMLQIGSSLVENTSQ, encoded by the exons ATGGCGTCGCCGGGCATCCTTCCGTCTTCCCCGCTCCAAAAGCTCGGGACCTTCAAGAGCCCTTCCGCCGCCGACACTGCCGCTTCCTCCGCCGACGCCTCCTCCTCACCTTCGCCCCTCGAGGCCTTCGCTTCCGATCCCATCTTCTCCGCCTTCCTCTCCCCCGAATTCGATTCTGTGCGCTTCTCTTCTCAGGCCCTAAGCTCCGGCTCCGCCGCCGCCCTCGCTGAGTCCCTCCAGGATGCCATTCGCCTCCTTCAGAGCCATCTTCGAAAGGAGGTGCTGTCCCGCCATCCTGCCCTTCTTGCGCAGCTAGCCTCTCTCCGCTCCTCTGAGTCTTCCCTCGCCGCAGTCCGCTCCGGCGTCGAGTCCCTTCAGTCCTCCCTCCGCCGTTCCCGTCTGGATCTCGCCGAGCCTCGCCAGGTGGTTCGTGCCCACACTATCCAGCTATCCAACCTCCACGCCGCTGCCGATCTCCTCGCCTCCGCTGCCAGACTCCTCCGTCTCTCGCGCAGGCTGCGAGATCTCGTCTCGTCAGGCACTCCTGACCGTCTTGACCTCTCCAAAGCCGCTGAGATGCATCACGAGATCGAGCTCCTCTACCAGGAACGCGGCCTTTCCGGTATCTCCGTCGTCGAGGACGAGATACGCTGGCTCTCGGAGATAGGGTCTCGCCTGAGGACTGAGGCTATGAAGACCATCGAGAGGGGCATGGACGAGTCCAATCAGAACGACATTTGGTGTGGCCTTCAGGTGTTCTACAACCTTGGCGAGCTTAGATCTGCTGTCGATACCATTGTCAGCAAATATAAGGGTATCGGGGTCAAAAGCGTAGGAACGGCGCTCGACATGAAGGCGATCTCAACATCATCAGCGGGTTTTGGTCCTGGCGGGGTTCAAAGGAGCGGGACACCACAGATTGGGGGAGGGAAGAGGGCTACAGATGCCCTTTGGGAAAGGATGGGGAAGTGCATGGACGAACTTCACAAGGTCGTGACTGCGGTGTGGCATCTACAGACCGTGCTCTCAAAGAAGAAGGTGCCATTTACGCAGGTCCTATTCCTCAATGaggtctggcag GAGGGTGATCCTCTATTAACAGAACGGGTCTGGGAAGCACTTGTGAAAACTTTTGCTAGTCAAATTAAGTCTGCTTTCACAGCATCTAGTTTTGTCAAAGAAGCATTTACACATGGGTATCCAAAGTTATTTTCTATGATTGAGAATCTTCTTGAAAGAATTTCGCGTAACACTAATGTGAAGGGGGTTCTACCTGCTCTGAATCCTGAAGGAAAGGAACAATTGGTTGCTGCCATTAACATATTTCAAACAGCATTTCTTGCTTTATGCCTAAGTCGTCTTTCAGATAATGTAAATAGCATATTTGCAGTGTCTAATCGCGGAAGCATTCCATCAAAAGAGCAGATCTCTAGAATTATATTGCGTATCCAAGAAGAGATTGAAGTTGTGAGAATGCACGGGCACCTTATCCTCCTTGTTTTGCATGAGGTTGGCaaagttcttctcttgttagcaGAGAGGGCTGAATACCAG ATCTCCACTGGTCCTGAAGCTTGCCAAGTCACTGGTCCTGCCACTGCAGCCCAAATCAAGAATTTTTCTTTGTGCCTGCATTTGCAGGAGATACATGCACGTGTTTCTCACACAACTTCTTCACTTCCAGCTATAGCTTCAGATGTCCTGTCTCCTTCACTTGGCGTCATCTATGGAGTTGCGTGCGACTCAGTTACCTCCTTATTCAAAGCTATGCTTGATCAATTGGAATCCTACATACTGCAAATCCATGAGCAAGATTATGGATCTGCAGGAATTGACTCAATGTTGGATAACAATGCCACAGGTTACATGGATGGGTTACAGAAATGCTCACTCCATTTTCGAAATGAGTTCCTATCCAAGCTTCTGCTTTCTTCCGGCTCTCATTCTGAGACTATATGCACAATGCTAGCTCGTAGAATGGCTTCTCGAATTTTAATCTTcttcatcagacatgcttctctTTTGAGACCTCTGTCCGAGTCAGGTAAGCTGAAGCTGGCAAGAGATATGGCTGAGCTGGAGCATGCTGTTGGCCAGAACTTGTTTCCCGTGGAACAACTTGGTGCACCATACCGAGCACTTCGTGCTTTCCGACCTATCATCTTTTTGGAGACAGATCAGCTTGCAGGGTCTCCATTACTCAAGGACCTGCCACCCAGTGTTATACTCCACCACCTTTACTCTAGAGCTCCTGATGAGTTGCAATCTCCATTACAAAGTAATCAGCTGACACCTAAAAAGTACTCGATATGGCTGGATTCACACGGTGAGGATCAGATTTGGAAAGGAATTAAGGCTACACTTGATGATTATGAGAGAAAGGTCAGAGCTCGAGGAGACGAGGAATTCAGTCCTGTGTATCCACTGATGCTTCAGATAGGGTCATCATTGGTCGAGAATACTTCTCAATAG